One region of Manis pentadactyla isolate mManPen7 chromosome 9, mManPen7.hap1, whole genome shotgun sequence genomic DNA includes:
- the LOC118911039 gene encoding olfactory receptor 10AG1-like, with the protein MKHQDKRAEENVTELMGFVLLGFADVPLLQSFLFGLFLVIYIITLVSNGIILLVTKLDPALHTPMYFFLGNFSFLEICYVSVTLPRMLMNLWTQRRTISLVACATQTYFILMLGATECLLLAVMAYDRYVAICNPLHYPLVMNHKMCVQLVVGSWISGIPAQIGQTCQIFSLPFCGSHLINHFFCDIPPILSLACGDTFWNEMMVYIAAVFFLMVPFLLILISYTKIISTILKLPSATSRAKAFSTCSSHLMVVALFYGSSIITYLRPKTSHSAGTGKVLSLFYTIVTPMFNPMIYSLRNKDVTMALRKLLRK; encoded by the coding sequence ATGAAACACCAAGATAAACGAGCAGAAGAAAATGTAACTGAATTGATGGGATTTGTTCTGCTGGGCTTTGCGGATGTTCCCCTTCTCCAGTCATTTCTATTTGGCTTGTTTTTAGTCATCTACATCATTACCTTGGTGAGCAATGGCATCATACTTCTAGTAACAAAACTAGACCCTgctctccacacccccatgtactttttcctgggaaatttttcctttctggaaaTCTGCTATGTATCAGTTACTCTCCCCAGAATGCTCATGAATCTTTGGACCCAGAGAAGAACAATTTCTTTAGTTGCCTGTGCTACCCAAACTTACTTCATTCTTATGCTGGGAGCCACAGAGTGTCTCCTCCTGgctgtgatggcctatgaccgctatgtggccatttgTAACCCTTTGCACTATCCTCTAGTCATGAACCACAAAATGTGTGTCCAGTTGGTGGTTGGCTCCTGGATCAGTGGAATTCCGGCCCAGATAGGGCAGACatgccagattttctctctgcccTTTTGTGGTTCTCATTTAATcaaccacttcttctgtgacatcCCCCCAATACTCAGCCTAGCCTGTGGGGACACCTTTTGGAATGAAATGATGGTATACATAGCTGCTGTGTTTTTTCTCATGGTTCCATTTCTGTTGATCCTTATCTCCTATACCAAAATCATCTCCACAATCCTTAAATTGCCATCAGCCACAAGTCGGgccaaagccttctccacctgttcATCTCATCTCATGGTTGTAGCGTTGTTCTATGGATCAAGCATTATTACATATTTAAGACCCAAGACCAGTCACTCAGCAGGAACTGGTAAAGTGCTTTCTCTCTTCTATACCATCGTGACTCCCATGTTTAACCCCATGATATACAGTCTAAGGAACAAGGATGTCACCATGGCCCTGAGAAAATTGTTACGGAAATAA